In Strigops habroptila isolate Jane chromosome 2, bStrHab1.2.pri, whole genome shotgun sequence, one genomic interval encodes:
- the RHOG gene encoding rho-related GTP-binding protein RhoG: MQSIKCVVVGDGAVGKTCLLICYTTNAFPKEYIPTVFDNYSAQNTVDGRTINLNLWDTAGQEEYDRLRTLSYPQTNVFIICFSIASPPSYENVKHKWYPEVCHHCPSVPILLVGTKKDLRNNPETMKRLKEQNQAPITTQQGISLSKQIRAVKYLECSALNQEGIKDVFTEAVRAVLNPVPAKPKKPCVLL, encoded by the coding sequence ATGCAGAGCATCAAGTGCGTGGTGGTAGGCGACGGGGCGGTGGGCAAGACCTGCCTGCTCATCTGCTACACCACCAACGCCTTCCCGAAGGAGTACATCCCCACCGTGTTCGACAACTACAGCGCGCAGAACACGGTGGACGGCAGGACTATTAACTTAAACCTGTGGGACACGGCCGGCCAGGAGGAGTACGACCGCCTGCGGACGCTTTCCTACCCCCAGACCAACGTCTTCATCATCTGCTTCTCCATCGCCAGCCCGCCCTCCTACGAGAACGTGAAGCACAAGTGGTACCCGGAGGTGTGCCACCACTGCCCCAGCGTGCCCATCCTCCTCGTCGGCACCAAGAAGGATCTGAGAAACAACCCCGAGACCATGAAGCGCTTGAAGGAGCAGAACCAGGCGCCCATCACCACCCAACAGGGCATCAGCCTCTCCAAGCAGATCCGCGCCGTCAAGTACCTCGAGTGCTCGGCGCTCAACCAGGAGGGCATCAAGGATGTGTTCACTGAGGCGGTGAGGGCCGTGCTCAACCCCGTCCCGGCCAAGCCCAAGAAGCCCTGTGTCCTCTTGTGA